From a single Pseudophryne corroboree isolate aPseCor3 chromosome 6, aPseCor3.hap2, whole genome shotgun sequence genomic region:
- the LOC134934085 gene encoding olfactory receptor 10A7-like encodes MYVHNQTRIGEIFLVGFKNSHNLKNVLFTFFLFIYIATLTGNFVIIVLVAITRRLHTPMYFFLSFLSSSEIMTTTNIVPRMLSVIMKDGEVISLTACMSQFYFFSASTNSECFLLSVMSYDRYLAICHPLRYISIMDFNLKLNLVFWSWLIGFTVTIIITNLVCNLHFCGPNIIDHFFCDLAPILQLSCSETSMVEAQAVIFSVPVILLPFIFIIATYIFISFSIIRISSSAERQKAFSTCSSHLAIVCTYYGTLISVYLFPLKGHSPNLSKILSLLYIIVTPLLNPIIYSLRNQEIQAALKKYTIKSYK; translated from the coding sequence ATGTATGTACACAACCAAACAAGGATTGGAGAAATCTTTCTTGTAGGATTTAAGAACAGCCACAATCTAAAGAACGTGCTTTTCACTTTCTTTCTTTTCATTTACATTGCAACTTTGACAGGGAATTTTGTGATTATTGTATTGGTGGCGATTACCAGACGACTTCACACTCCAATGTATTTCTTCCTCAGCTTCCTGTCTTCCTCTGAAATTATGACTACCACCAATATTGTCCCCAGAATGCTCTCTGTAATTATGAAAGATGGTGAAGTTATTTCATTGACTGCATGCATGTCTCAATTTTATTTCTTCTCAGCATCAACAAATTCAGAATGCTTTCTCCTTAGTGTCATGTCCTATGACCGCTAtttggccatttgccaccccttgagaTATATCTCCATCATGGACTTCAATCTCAAACTGAACCTAGTTTTTTGGTCCTGGCTGATAGGGTTCACAGTTACCATCATTATTACTAATCTGGTCTGtaacctgcacttctgtggacccaATATCATAGACCATTTCTTCTGTGATCTGGCTCCCATACTACAACTCTCCTGTTCTGAAACTTCCATGGTGGAAGCTCAGGCAGTTATATTTTCTGTTCCTGTCATTCTCCttccatttatttttattattgcaaCTTACATCTTCATATCTTTTTCCATCATAAGAATATCATCATCTGCCGAGAgacagaaagccttctccacctgcagctCACATCTGGCTATAGTTTGCACATATTATGGGACCCTGATTAGTGTTTATTTATTCCCATTGAAAGGGCATTCCCCCAATTTAAGCAAAATCCTTTCTTTATTATACATTATAGTTACCCCATTGCTTAACCCAATCATATATAGCCTGAGGAACCAGGAGATCCAGGCAGCTTTAAAGAAATATACAATTAAGAGTTATAAGTAA